Proteins found in one Thermaerobacter subterraneus DSM 13965 genomic segment:
- a CDS encoding MFS transporter yields the protein MKRIAGHPGRTGGARQPDRAGGAYRPVAWMARLVRTVVPSGLPPSVYWLTAGQVVDSLGSGLVFPLTTLFVVQVLGRDLTWAGTVAFFHSLAATLGAALGGRLADSAGRKPVLLWSLLGSAACSFMLGWRQEAATYAAVTVVFGLVISLFRPASQALVSDLVPGRERQVFGLLYMANNLGVAAGAALGGLLASWSFRVVFWADALTYAAFALLLLKAVPDPYGETLRRRRRRSACPSTGLAPETPAPGTAGTAAGEPAGPRHGSGAAAGKLAEAGFASPAEAASDPPGRPADAAGATSVRVPTPGDEPARPAAATAEAHPARNSGGAGVAAGPLPQISPGPQRPVANPVPARPAWHTRLAAWHAQGLVTVVLLAVGSVGLFFPYAQLHTALPVYMTRRGFSEAAYGLLWSLNAVLVVALTPVASAWAERRGWTLDGMLKASAALHAAGFGLLTFTTEWTAYALFASAMVIITVGEVLHALSYSAAVARVAPADRRGSYQGLAGTIAGVAWMAGPLGGGLVADRLGMVALWSLTAATSLGALAVFRLAETAEALRRRSAGSTGSGAAGSAEVPATPL from the coding sequence ATGAAACGCATCGCCGGGCATCCGGGCCGCACCGGCGGGGCCAGGCAACCCGACCGCGCAGGCGGAGCCTACCGGCCCGTGGCCTGGATGGCCCGCCTGGTCAGGACCGTGGTGCCTTCGGGACTCCCACCTTCCGTGTACTGGCTCACCGCCGGTCAGGTGGTCGACTCCCTGGGAAGCGGCCTGGTCTTCCCCTTGACAACCCTTTTCGTGGTGCAGGTGCTGGGTCGGGATCTGACCTGGGCGGGCACGGTGGCCTTCTTCCACTCGCTGGCTGCCACCCTGGGCGCCGCCCTGGGCGGCCGGCTGGCCGACAGCGCAGGACGAAAGCCCGTCCTGCTCTGGAGCCTGCTCGGCTCCGCGGCCTGCTCCTTCATGCTGGGCTGGCGGCAGGAGGCCGCCACCTACGCAGCCGTCACCGTCGTCTTCGGCCTGGTGATCAGCCTGTTCCGGCCTGCCTCCCAGGCCCTGGTCAGCGACCTGGTCCCCGGGCGGGAGCGGCAGGTCTTTGGGCTTCTCTACATGGCCAACAACCTGGGCGTGGCCGCCGGCGCGGCCCTGGGCGGCCTCCTGGCCAGCTGGTCCTTCCGGGTGGTCTTCTGGGCGGACGCCCTGACCTATGCCGCTTTCGCGCTGCTTCTCCTCAAGGCCGTTCCCGATCCCTACGGGGAAACGCTCCGCCGGCGGCGCCGGCGGAGCGCCTGCCCCTCCACCGGCCTCGCCCCGGAAACGCCCGCCCCGGGGACGGCCGGAACCGCTGCCGGGGAGCCTGCCGGCCCTCGCCACGGGTCCGGGGCGGCCGCCGGCAAGCTTGCGGAGGCCGGATTTGCAAGCCCTGCGGAAGCCGCCAGCGATCCCCCCGGCAGGCCCGCGGACGCCGCAGGAGCCACCTCGGTCCGGGTCCCCACCCCAGGGGATGAGCCCGCCCGCCCGGCCGCGGCAACCGCGGAGGCGCACCCCGCACGGAATTCCGGTGGTGCAGGCGTTGCGGCGGGCCCGCTGCCACAGATCTCGCCGGGGCCGCAGCGGCCGGTCGCCAACCCGGTTCCGGCCCGGCCGGCCTGGCACACGCGACTGGCCGCCTGGCATGCCCAGGGACTCGTCACGGTGGTGCTCCTGGCCGTGGGCAGCGTCGGCCTGTTCTTCCCGTATGCCCAACTGCATACGGCCCTGCCGGTCTACATGACGCGCCGGGGGTTCAGCGAAGCGGCCTACGGCCTGCTCTGGAGCCTCAACGCGGTGCTGGTCGTCGCCCTGACTCCGGTGGCCTCCGCCTGGGCCGAACGGCGGGGCTGGACCCTGGACGGGATGCTGAAGGCCTCCGCCGCCCTGCACGCCGCGGGCTTCGGCCTGCTGACCTTCACGACGGAGTGGACGGCTTACGCCCTCTTTGCCTCGGCGATGGTGATCATCACGGTGGGCGAGGTGCTCCACGCGCTGTCATACAGTGCCGCCGTGGCACGGGTCGCGCCCGCCGACCGCCGCGGCTCGTACCAGGGGCTGGCCGGCACCATCGCCGGGGTGGCCTGGATGGCCGGGCCCCTGGGAGGCGGGCTGGTCGCCGACCGGCTGGGCATGGTGGCCCTCTGGTCCCTCACGGCGGCCACCAGCCTCGGCGCCCTGGCCGTCTTCCGGCTGGCCGAAACGGCCGAGGCCTTGCGGCGCCGCTCGGCCGGTTCGACCGGGTCCGGCGCAGCCGGTTCGGCCGAGGTCCCCGCCACTCCGCTGTGA